The following are encoded in a window of Fusarium verticillioides 7600 chromosome 6, whole genome shotgun sequence genomic DNA:
- a CDS encoding 5'-methylthioadenosine phosphorylase, giving the protein MGDLPTTFDKPVHIAVIGGTGLGQLEGFEPVAALNPITPWGPPASPIQILSHKGSYVAFLARHGVHHQFAPHEVPNRANIAALRHIGVRSVIAFSAVGSLQEEIKPMDFVVPDQVIDRTKGIRPFTFFEGGVVGHVGFADPFDAGLAKVVKACAAHMKGDGVILHEKGTVIVMEGPQFSTRAESNMYRSWGGSVINMSTLPEAKLAREAELAYQVIAMATDYDCWHSFEDVNVELVIKYMKANNENAKRLVAGVLDRLAELENSDLVQAKHWAGASQGAVKFMTKPAGRDPEAMKKVEYLFPGFWEG; this is encoded by the exons ATGGGTGACCTCCCCACTACGTTCGACA AGCCTGTCCATATCGCCGTAATTGGCGGTACTGGTCTCGGTCAGCTCGAAGGCTTCGAGCCCGTCGCTGCTCTCAACCCTATTACACCTTGGGGACCCCCGGCCTCGCCGATCCAGATACTCTCCCACAAAGGTAGCTACGTCGCTTTCCTTGCTCGCCACGGTGTTCACCATCAGTTTGCTCCTCACGAGGTCCCGAACCGCGCAAACATCGCTGCTCTACGACATATCGGTGTTAGATCCGTCATTGCCTTCTCCGCCGTCGGTTCTTTGCAAGAGGAGATCAAGCCTATGGACTTTGTCGTCCCGGACCAGGTCATTGATCGCACAAAGGGCATCCGTCCTTTTACCTTCTTTGAGGGTGGTGTAGTTGGACACGTTGGCTTCGCCGACCCTTTCGATGCAGGCCTTGCCAAGGTGGTCAAGGCTTGTGCAGCTCATATGAAAGGTGACGGCGTCATATTGCACGAGAAGGGCACGGTCATTGTCATGG AAGGACCACAGTTCTCAACTCGCGCCGAGTCCAACATGTATCGATCTTGGGGAGGATCTGTTATCAACATGTCGACCCTTcctgaagccaagcttgccCGCGAGGCCGAACTGGCCTACCAGGTGATTGCCATGGCCACCGATTATGATTGCTGGCATTCATTTGAGGATGTTAATGTTGAGCTGGTCATCAAGTACATGAAGGCTAACAACGAAAATGCCAAGCGACTCGTAGCGGGTGTCTTGGATCGACTTGCTGAGCTCGAGAACAGCGACCTGGTTCAAGCAAAGCACTGGGCTGGCGCCTCTCAAGGAGCCGTCAAATTCATGACCAAGCCAGCTGGCCGTGATCCCGAGGCCATGAAGAAGGTCGAGTACCTTTTCCCTGGCTTCTGGGAGGGATAA